The DNA region ATAGAAAGGTGGGAGTCTGTTATTCAAGACAGTATTGCAGCAGCAAATTCAGCTGCGATGGACAAAGAACACGATGAAATCGATTATAAAAATGTAAGTAATGATGAAACTACGACTTTAGAGGAAGACGAAGACTATTTTCATGATGAACTTTAGGAGCTTCATAGTAGGCATGAAGTGTAGAAACTACTGAAGCGTATATGTATAGTTAGTTTGAATTTAAGTTATTCTATATTTCCGTTATGCTTggtataatttttcttcacgTGCCGAAGTATTTTTGAACACGATCATAAAACTTTAAgtgaaaattatttgacttTCGCGAGCTCATCGATTGTAGACAACACTAAACTGGTAAGCTAAAAGGGTCTTCTTGGTGTTCAACTGCCGCTTTTTCTGCTAAGTATAAAGGGTAAGTCGAGTATTTGCTATTAGTCATGCGACCGGATGGTATCAGCTTCAGTGAACCATCGCCCTCACCATCAACTGGGCAGATCACTTCACAGTCAAGAGCAAACTCTAATAAAGTACAAGGCACAAACGATAATGGGAATGctggaaagaaaagattagCATGTAATAATTGTAGAAAGAGGAGAAAGAAATGTAATCTAGCCTATCCTTGTGATGGATGTGTCAGGTTAAAGCTAAAATGCAACATCAATGAAGAGGATttaagaaggaaaagataCACGAACGCTTATGTCAAATCCTTGGAGGAACATATTACTCAGCttgaaatgaatttaaagtCGTTAGCGGGGCAAGTATATCCCAATAATTCGCATGTGCTAAAAGATAAAACTTATTTACCTTCATTACCATTAGCAAacaatgaaaagaagataGACTCTCCATTAGCCCCCATCCTTCCTCCACTAGGGTCTCAGCTTGGACCTTCAATCATTCGTGATGCTGGAAGTATTACACTTTCTAAGAAAAAAGTGTTTCTTAAAGGTAGTCTGTATCCTGAAGGACCTGTTACTTATAAGTCGAATTCTTCGATTTCACAGCTGCCTTCTGCCTCACCTTCAGCTTCTATAGGTTCAGCAGACGGTTCCAGCGTGAGCTTAATTAGTAATGCAGACGGATTTGAAGCTGAAAAACGTATTGCCGATTTGAAAACCACTGTGATTAAAAGACCTACAATAGTAACAGATCCAAACCTGATTATAAATGATGCAAAGATTTTAAAGGCTTTATCGAATTTTTACAAGTGGTTATATCCAGGGCATTTCACTTTTGTTCATAGAGAAAGCTTTCTCTATGGTTTTTTTAATCATGCCAAAAATAATTACgaagattcaaattattgttcTGTGGAACTTATATATGCAATGTGCGCTGTTGGGTCAAGATTGAGTCCAGACCTTCAAAATATGTCAGAAATTTACTATGAGAAGAGTAAAATGATGTTACTCAATTTAGTGTTCGATGAAGATAGTATATCACGTATAACAACTGTTCAGGCACTGTTATGCTTGGCCTTTTACGAATTAGGTAGAGGGAGCTATCAATTGGCCT from Kazachstania africana CBS 2517 chromosome 5, complete genome includes:
- the TEA1 gene encoding Tea1p (similar to Saccharomyces cerevisiae TEA1 (YOR337W); ancestral locus Anc_7.56) translates to MRPDGISFSEPSPSPSTGQITSQSRANSNKVQGTNDNGNAGKKRLACNNCRKRRKKCNLAYPCDGCVRLKLKCNINEEDLRRKRYTNAYVKSLEEHITQLEMNLKSLAGQVYPNNSHVLKDKTYLPSLPLANNEKKIDSPLAPILPPLGSQLGPSIIRDAGSITLSKKKVFLKGSLYPEGPVTYKSNSSISQLPSASPSASIGSADGSSVSLISNADGFEAEKRIADLKTTVIKRPTIVTDPNLIINDAKILKALSNFYKWLYPGHFTFVHRESFLYGFFNHAKNNYEDSNYCSVELIYAMCAVGSRLSPDLQNMSEIYYEKSKMMLLNLVFDEDSISRITTVQALLCLAFYELGRGSYQLAWYFSGLAMRVGHDMGFQLDPKDWYTDESSGKLTKSELEIRSRIYWGCYIADHFICLMLGRTATLSVSNSTIPESDELPEVEGTEEFRFVGKHVLQISLPLKNLIILSRFVQIFTSKIFIESDDTIEKVKYLNKFNGQVYNWRQSLPDLLKWSKELLEDDDVSTDPTISYFWYYYYIVRLTFNRPFMKDSDEARIVIVEIIDDLKKLFENFKRKFGSYKKATIFQLYACILTITCLKKLQDMKVNSTAELQKCNDQLKFFEHIFNKELYPAYDLPKRLNDDEYFEIDTEKQALNQVANNNYTHDFSLSNEIDDLIKDIFGVDYNPAQPLI